The window ACGAGCCCGTCTTCGGCACCGTCACGCTCATGATCCACGCCCTGCTGCAGAACGGGGCCCGTCCGGACCCGGCGAACCCGCCGCGGCTGGACTCCGACTCCAAGCGTCACAACTTCGCCAGCTACCCGGTCGTGTTCGAGGAGGCCCTCCGATGACCGTCACCGCTCCGTCCACGCCCGAGGCCAAAGAGCCGCTGGTGGTGAGCACGTTCGCCGAGGCGAAGGAGGTCTACCGCGCCAAGGACCTGCGGCAGGCGCTCTACGACGAGGGCGAGGTCGTCATGGGCGACGTCCTCGTCAACCTCCACGGCGCCGAGCACCGCGCGCGCCGTCGCGCGGAGAACAAGATGTTCCGGCGCGAGGTCTTCGAGCGCTACGAGCGCGAGCTATTCCCGCAGGTCATCGAGCGCACCCTCGCCCCGTACGTCGAGGCCGGGCGCGTCGACCTGGTGAAGCTCGGTCACGAGCTCCTGCTGAACCTCGCCGCCCTGACCGCCGGCGTCGACCGGCCGAAGGGCACGGCCGAGGAGACGCACCACCTCTACAGCTACATGATGCTGTTCATCGAGGGCGCGACGCTGGCGCACTCGACCGGTGACAAGGACGAGCAGCGCAAGTGCATCTACGCCGGCCTGCTCGACTGGGACCGCGACTTCCTCGCGCCCTCGGTCGAGCGCCGGCGCGCACTGCTCGAGCGCAAGGCCGCGGGTGAGGACGTCGAACTCCCGCGCGACGTGCTCACGACGCTGCTGGAGAACTGGGACGAGCTCGAGCTCACGCACGAGGTGCTCCGCCGCGAGATCGCGTTCTTCCTCCTCGCCGGCGCCCACACGACCGCAACCGCGTTCGTGCGCTCGATCGACCACATCCTGAGCTGGGTCGAGAAGCACCCCGAGGACCTCGAGGTCATCCGGACCGACCAGCTGTTCGTGCAGCGCTGCATCCACGAGACCGTGCGGCTGAACCCGTCGAGCCCGATCGGCAAGCGCCGCGCGCTGGCACCGGTGTCGCTGTCCTCCGGCGAGGTGAACGAGGGCGACTTCGTCATCCTCGACCTGCAGAACATCAACCGCGACCCCGAGGTGTTCGGCGAGGACGCGGCCGAGTTCAACCCGCGCCGGCCGCTGCCTCCGGGCGTCGCGCCGTTCGGTCTGAGCTTCGGCGGCGGCATGCACGTGTGCATCGGCCAGGACCTCGCCGCCGGCGTCGTCCCCCGCGCGGACTTCGACGCCGACAACCACCTGTTCGGTCTGCTGACCGGCTCGATCCAGGCCGTGCTCACCGCGGGCGTCCGCCGCGACCCGGAGAACCCGCCGGAGCGCGACAAGAACACCCTGCGCCCGTACTGGGGCAGCTACCCGGTGCTGCTCGGCGACGCCGCGCCGGACGAGTCGGCGTGAGCGGGTTCCGGCACGTCGTGATGTTCCGGTGGCAGCCGGAGTCGACGACGGAGCAGCGCGAGGCGGCGATCTCCGCCCTCGCCCGCCTGAAGGACGAGGTCGCGGACCTCGGCCGCCTGTCCGTCGGGCTCGACGCCGGGCTGGCCGAGGGCAACGCGGACGTCGTCGTGGTCGGCGACTTCCCGAACTCCGAGGCCTACCTGGCGTACCAGTCGGACCCGCGGCACACCAAGGTCGTCACCGAGTACCTCCGCCCGATCATCGCGGAGCGCGTGGCGCTGCAGTACGAGCTCTGACGCTCCCCCGCGCTGCGCCCTTGCCGGCGGCCTGCCGCACCAGCGGCAGGACCCGCCGTGGGATGCGCTGGGTCAGCGCGACCTGCGAGCGCGTCCGCACGACGCCCGGGATCGCGATGATGCGCTGCACCACGTGCTCGAGCTCCGGGGTGTCGCGCGCGACGACCTGGCAGAGCAGATCGCCGTCCCCGGTGACGGTGTGCGCCTCGATGACCTCACCGATCTCGGTGAGCGCCTCGACCACCGAGTCGAGGTGACCCTGCGCCAGGTCGAGCTGCACGAACGCCGCGACGGGGTAGCCGAGCGCGCGCGTGGAGACCTGCGGCGCCAGGTCGGAAATCACCCCGGTCTCCTGCAGCCGCAGGAACCGTGCGGCCACCGTGCCGCGCGCGACGCCCAGCACCCGCGCGTACTCGCGCAGCCCGGCGCGGGGGCGCTCCAGCAGTTCCAGCAGCAGGGCGCGGTCGAGGTCGTCGACGGACATGGACAGGTGCTCCGTTCGGCACGGTCGGCGCGGGCGCGGACTGAGCCATTGGCCCAGTACAAAAAACTGTATCTGGACGAGTGCCCGGCCGGTGCCTAGCGTCCGGAGCACGATGTCGAAACTCGCCCTCTCCGACCGGTACGTCGCCACGCGGAACGTCGTCCACCTGACGGGCATCGCGGCCCTGGTCCGGATGCTGCTCGACCAGCGTCGCGCCGACCGCGCCCGTGGTCTGAACACGCAGACCTTCGTCTCGGGCTACGAGGGGTCGCCGCTCGCCGGCTTCGACCTCGAACTCGGTCGCCGGCGCGAGCTCCTCGACGCGCACGACGTCGTCTTCACCCCCGGACTGAACGAGGAGGCCGCGGCCACCGCGGTGCAGGGGAGCCAGCTCGCCGCCGTCGCCGGCGGGATGCGCCCCGACGGGGTCGTCGGGGTCTGGTACGGCAAGGCCCCCGGCCTCGACCGCGCGACCGACGCGATCCGCCACGCGAATCTGATGGGTACTCACTCCACGGGAGGTGTCCTCGCGGTGGTCGGTGACGACCCGGCGGCGAAGTCCTCCAGCGTCCCGTGCGCGTCGGAGTTCGCCCTCGCCGACCTCGCGATCCCGACGCTCTACCCCGCCGACCCGGGCGAGGTGATCACCTTCGGCCTGCACGGCATCGAGCTCTCCCGCGCCTCCGGGCTGTGGGCCGCACTGAAGATGGCCACCGCCGTCGCGGACGGCTCGGCCACGGTCGCGGTCGAGCCGTTCCGCTTCGTCGCACCGGACCGGACGATCGACGGCCGGCCGTTCACCCACACCGTCACCGGCCGGCTTCTGCAGCCCACACTCGGCCCGCTCGAGCGTGACCTGCACCGGGCCCGGCTGGAGATCGCCCGTCGGTACGCCGCGGCCAACCGGATCAACGAGATCGTCGTGCGCTCCACCGACGACACGATCGGGTTGGTCGCGGCGGGCAAGACCTGGCTCGACCTCCGCCACGCCCTCGCCCGGCTCGGTCTCGACGAGACCGACCTGCGCCGTCGCGGGATCCGACTGCTCAAGCTCGGCATGGTCCACCCGCTCGAGCCGGGCACCGTGCGGACGTTCGCGCAGGGGCTGCGGGAGATCGTCGTGGTCGAGGAGAAGCGTGCGTTCCTCGAGTCCGCGATCAAGGACGTGCTCTACGGCGTCCCGAACGCCCCGGCGGTCTCGGGCAAGACGACTCCGGACGGCGCGCCGCTGCTTCCGCCGCACGGCGAGCTCGACCCCGAGAGCATCGCGTCCGCACTCGCGGAGCGACTCCGCCTGACCGTGCCCGCCCCCGTGCGGACGAAGTCCGGCCCGACGCCGTTGCCGCTCCTGCCGCGCACGCCGTCGTTCTGCTCCGGGTGCCCGCACAACAGCTCGACGCGGCCGACGGAGGGCTCCCTGGTCGGCGCCGGCATTGGCTGCCACGCGATGGTCCTGCTCATGGACCCGCGCCAGGTCGGGGACGTCGTCGGCCTGACGCAGATGGGCGGCGAGGGCGCGCAGTGGATCGGGATGGCGCCCTTCGTCGACACCCCGCACCTGGTGCAGAACCTCGGCGACGGCACGTTCTTCCACTCCGGCAGCCTCGCGATCCGCGCGGCCGTCGCCGCGGGCGTCTCGATCACCTACAAGCTGCTCTACAACGGCACCGTCGCCATGACGGGGGGTCAGGACGCCGTCGGTCAGCTGTCGGTCCCCGCCCTGACGCGGCTGCTCGCGGCCGAGGGTGTCGCGCGCACGATCATCACGACCGAGAACCCGCGGCGGTACCGCCGCACCCGCCTCGCGCCG of the Sporichthya polymorpha DSM 43042 genome contains:
- a CDS encoding Lrp/AsnC family transcriptional regulator — protein: MSVDDLDRALLLELLERPRAGLREYARVLGVARGTVAARFLRLQETGVISDLAPQVSTRALGYPVAAFVQLDLAQGHLDSVVEALTEIGEVIEAHTVTGDGDLLCQVVARDTPELEHVVQRIIAIPGVVRTRSQVALTQRIPRRVLPLVRQAAGKGAARGSVRARTAAPRAPR
- a CDS encoding Dabb family protein, giving the protein MSGFRHVVMFRWQPESTTEQREAAISALARLKDEVADLGRLSVGLDAGLAEGNADVVVVGDFPNSEAYLAYQSDPRHTKVVTEYLRPIIAERVALQYEL
- a CDS encoding cytochrome P450 — encoded protein: MTVTAPSTPEAKEPLVVSTFAEAKEVYRAKDLRQALYDEGEVVMGDVLVNLHGAEHRARRRAENKMFRREVFERYERELFPQVIERTLAPYVEAGRVDLVKLGHELLLNLAALTAGVDRPKGTAEETHHLYSYMMLFIEGATLAHSTGDKDEQRKCIYAGLLDWDRDFLAPSVERRRALLERKAAGEDVELPRDVLTTLLENWDELELTHEVLRREIAFFLLAGAHTTATAFVRSIDHILSWVEKHPEDLEVIRTDQLFVQRCIHETVRLNPSSPIGKRRALAPVSLSSGEVNEGDFVILDLQNINRDPEVFGEDAAEFNPRRPLPPGVAPFGLSFGGGMHVCIGQDLAAGVVPRADFDADNHLFGLLTGSIQAVLTAGVRRDPENPPERDKNTLRPYWGSYPVLLGDAAPDESA